GATGGTCGGCGTGGATGAGGCTGCGCTACAAGCCTTCGCGCAGGCGTGGGACCGCGGTGAGGTGACGCCGGCGTCGTTGTTGCCGGGTAGGGGCATAACCGGTGCCGCCCTGGTGGCCGAGGCGTGGGCATTTCTGGGGTATAGCGGGCTGAGGCCTGTGCTCGAGCACTACTTCGCCGATTGTCGACCGCACCTTGCCGAGAGGATGTGGCAGCGCGGGGTGTGCCCGTTCTGCGGGAGCGCCCCCGGGTTCACGGACATTCTCGAAAACGGTGGCCGCCACCTCCTGTGCCACTTTTGCGGAGGGGGTTGGACCTTTCCCCGCCTCCGCTGCCCGTCGTGCGACACGGTCGACAGCAAACAATTCGTGAAGTTCCAGGGCGAGGACAAGGAGGAAGGCTACCTCATCAGCGCCTGCCGCGCCTGCCAGGTCTACCTCAAGGAGCTCGATCGGCGGGTCCGGTGGAATGCCGGCTCGGCGCTCGTCGAGGACTGGGGCTCGCCCCACCTCGACGTGTTCGCGCATCGCTCGGGGTATCGGCGTGAGGTGCCCACGCTCATCGAGCTGGAGCAGGTCGCGCGCTCGGGTTCCTGACCCGCGCCCGGCCACCGCCGCCGAAATATCCGCATCGGAATTGTGGTAAACTCCAGCAACCTGGAGCCTGTCATGTCGGGTCTTCTGAGCCTCGCGGTCATTGCGTATGTCTGCGCGACGGGACTCGCCCTTGCCTACCTGATCCAGCGTGAGGAGCTCATCTACCGGATCGGCGCCGTCGTCACGCTGGGCGGCTGGGTCCTGCACGGGCTGGCCCTGGCCAGCGTGGGGCTGCAGACGGGGCGGCCCCCGGTCGGCACCATCGCCGATGCCATCTCGGTTGCCGCCTGGGTGGCCGTGGGGCTCATGATGTGGGTCGAGCGGACGTACGGCCTCAGGGTGCTGAGCGCCTTCGTCTTGCCCGTGGTGCTGATGCTGAGCCTGTCGTCGGTGACGCGCGCGCTGGGTCTCGGGCCGATCGACCGGGCCCTGTCGAGCGCCTGGCTCACCGTCCACATCGCGCTCGCTCTCGTGGGCATCGCCGCCTTCGTCCTCAACTTCGCCGGCGCCATCATGTATCTGCTCCAGGAGCGCCAGCTCAAAGGCAAGCGACCGGGCGCCGTCTACTACCGCCTGCCCTCGCTCGCCACGCTGGATCGTCTGTCCTACCGGACCCTCGCCTACGGCTTCCCCTTTCTCACCATCGCCATCATCCTGGGCAGCTTGTCGGCGAGCGCGGCCTGGGGCAGTTTCTTCGCCTTCGACCCACTGGCGATGCTGTCGTTCGTGGCATGGGCCATCTACGCGGCGACGCTGGCGGGCAGGACCGCCGCCGGCTGGCACGGCCGCCGCGCCGCCTACTTCTCGGTCATCGGCTTCGCCGCGCTCGTGCTGACGCTGGGGGCGGGCCTCTTCCTGCCCGGCCGGCACGGCTCCTGACATGCGAGGCCGAGGGGCGGACGGGCAGGAAGGCGCATGACACTGTTCGCCTGCGGGCTCAACCATCGGACGGCGCCGGTCGAGGTGCGTGAGCAGCTCGCCGTCGAGGACGACAAGCTCCGGGAGCTCCTGCACGACATCCAGGCCACGGGCGCCGTCGCCGAGATGGTGATCCTGTCGACGTGCAATCGCGTGGAAGTCTACGGGGTGGCCGACGTTCCCGGCGAGGGACGCTCGGCCGCGTTCGGACACCTGTGCCGCCACCGCGGCGTGGCCCTGGCCGGGCTCGAGCCGTATGTCTACACGCACCTCGAACGGGACGCCATCCGGCACGTCTTCCGGGTGGCGGCCAGCCTGGATTCCATGATGGTGGGCGAGACCCAGATCCTGGGACAGGTGAAGGACGCCTTCGCGCTCGCCCAGACGTGCGAGACCGTCGGCCCCACGCTGCACTCGCTGTTCACGCAGGCGTTCGCCGTGGCCAAGCGGGTGCGGACCGAGACGGACATCGGCCGGCACGCGGTGTCGATCTCGTTCGCCGCCGTGGAGCTGGCCAAGAAGATCTTCGACGGCCTGCGCGGGCGGGCGGTGCTTCTCCTGGGCGCCGGCAAGATGGGCGAGCTGGCGGCCCGGCAGCTCGTGGAGCACGGCGCCTTTCCCATCTACGTGGTGAACCGGACGTGGGCGCGGGCCCAGGAGCTGGCCCGCTCGCTGGCCGGCAACGCCGTGCCGTTCGCCGAGCTGGCCACCGCCCTGGGCGCCGTCGACATCGTCATCACCTCCACGGGCGCGGCGATGCCCCTGGTGAGTCGTTCCATGGTCGCTCAGGTGATGCAGGCGCGCGGTCCCCGTCCGCTGTTCTTCATCGACATCGCGGTCCCCCGCGACGTGGAGCCGTCGGTGGGCGAGCTGGCGGGCGTGTACTGCTACGACATCGACGATCTCCGTCAGGTGATCGAGGCCAACTTGCGCGAGCGCGCCCGCGAGGCCGAGCGCGCCGAGGCGCTCATCGAACGCGAGGTCGCCAAGTTCCTGCTCCGGCTGGGCGACGCCGAAATCATTCCCACCATCG
Above is a window of Candidatus Methylomirabilota bacterium DNA encoding:
- a CDS encoding formate dehydrogenase accessory protein FdhE; this translates as MSYTQLIREWEELLARRPSFHGALQGYGEILAAWSRWPASGVLRLGWSVAECQDRWARGVPLLVETSPALDAEALEPLLAPGLDLLAMVGVDEAALQAFAQAWDRGEVTPASLLPGRGITGAALVAEAWAFLGYSGLRPVLEHYFADCRPHLAERMWQRGVCPFCGSAPGFTDILENGGRHLLCHFCGGGWTFPRLRCPSCDTVDSKQFVKFQGEDKEEGYLISACRACQVYLKELDRRVRWNAGSALVEDWGSPHLDVFAHRSGYRREVPTLIELEQVARSGS
- the ccsA gene encoding cytochrome c biogenesis protein CcsA, with amino-acid sequence MSGLLSLAVIAYVCATGLALAYLIQREELIYRIGAVVTLGGWVLHGLALASVGLQTGRPPVGTIADAISVAAWVAVGLMMWVERTYGLRVLSAFVLPVVLMLSLSSVTRALGLGPIDRALSSAWLTVHIALALVGIAAFVLNFAGAIMYLLQERQLKGKRPGAVYYRLPSLATLDRLSYRTLAYGFPFLTIAIILGSLSASAAWGSFFAFDPLAMLSFVAWAIYAATLAGRTAAGWHGRRAAYFSVIGFAALVLTLGAGLFLPGRHGS
- the hemA gene encoding glutamyl-tRNA reductase, which translates into the protein MTLFACGLNHRTAPVEVREQLAVEDDKLRELLHDIQATGAVAEMVILSTCNRVEVYGVADVPGEGRSAAFGHLCRHRGVALAGLEPYVYTHLERDAIRHVFRVAASLDSMMVGETQILGQVKDAFALAQTCETVGPTLHSLFTQAFAVAKRVRTETDIGRHAVSISFAAVELAKKIFDGLRGRAVLLLGAGKMGELAARQLVEHGAFPIYVVNRTWARAQELARSLAGNAVPFAELATALGAVDIVITSTGAAMPLVSRSMVAQVMQARGPRPLFFIDIAVPRDVEPSVGELAGVYCYDIDDLRQVIEANLRERAREAERAEALIEREVAKFLLRLGDAEIIPTIVSLRERLEAIRAGEVRKALARLPDAPPDTREAMEALSQAIVNKILHAPITKLRESSRAGAGRSWMQLVHELFGLGGRGDKAEGGWRPRA